One region of Ardenticatenales bacterium genomic DNA includes:
- a CDS encoding DNA cytosine methyltransferase, giving the protein MSRCTIVEKPQEYSQHINSILKPSQNGSITTLDLFAGAGGLALGFEAQGFKTVGFEKDADCCVTYKNNLDSECHQIDLSPDYKFPEATVIIGGPPCQPFSVGGKQKGLGDSRDGFPTFISAVKQATPKLFLFENVRGMMYRNKWYLEQIIEEFQALGYIIEYKMFNTVRYGVPQRRERLIVIGHKGGFNFPPPLGKKVTAGDALGEMAITIPVDAKFLTPSMDEYVAKYEKASKCIRPRDLHLNEPSRTVTCRNLAGATGDMMRIRLPDGRRRRLAVREAARLQSFPDWFEFEGSETSQFNQIGNAVPPLFSYYLAASIKEYLLSGENRMTFDEIKRYNRLNWQPKQLALF; this is encoded by the coding sequence TTGAGTAGGTGTACGATTGTGGAAAAACCTCAGGAATATTCCCAACATATCAATTCAATACTTAAACCCTCACAAAATGGCTCAATTACCACATTAGATTTATTTGCGGGAGCCGGTGGTCTTGCGCTTGGTTTTGAAGCTCAAGGATTCAAAACTGTTGGTTTTGAAAAAGACGCAGATTGTTGTGTAACCTACAAAAATAATCTAGATAGTGAATGCCATCAGATCGACCTTTCACCGGATTATAAATTTCCCGAAGCAACAGTCATAATAGGTGGTCCCCCTTGTCAACCGTTTAGCGTGGGTGGTAAGCAAAAAGGCCTGGGGGACTCGCGCGATGGCTTCCCCACCTTTATTTCTGCAGTTAAGCAGGCAACGCCAAAACTGTTTCTCTTTGAAAATGTTAGGGGGATGATGTACCGCAACAAGTGGTACTTAGAACAGATTATCGAAGAGTTTCAAGCATTGGGATATATCATTGAATACAAAATGTTTAACACAGTCAGATATGGGGTTCCTCAAAGAAGAGAACGATTGATAGTTATAGGCCATAAGGGAGGTTTTAACTTTCCTCCCCCCCTAGGTAAAAAAGTGACTGCTGGTGATGCTTTAGGAGAAATGGCTATTACTATTCCTGTGGACGCGAAATTTTTGACGCCAAGTATGGACGAATACGTAGCAAAATATGAAAAGGCATCAAAGTGCATCCGCCCACGTGATTTGCATTTGAATGAACCGTCACGCACAGTGACTTGTCGAAACCTAGCAGGTGCGACTGGTGATATGATGCGTATACGCTTGCCTGACGGACGCAGGCGCAGACTAGCTGTTAGAGAGGCGGCACGGTTACAGAGTTTTCCTGATTGGTTTGAATTTGAGGGGAGCGAAACAAGTCAATTTAATCAAATAGGAAATGCTGTTCCCCCTTTATTTTCCTACTACCTTGCAGCAAGTATCAAAGAGTATTTACTTTCAGGTGAAAATAGGATGACCTTTGATGAAATCAAGCGGTACAATAGACTAAACTGGCAACCTAAACAATTGGCCTTGTTTTAA
- a CDS encoding restriction endonuclease, with product MRKYLLNKAEAQTLGIKVASYQTFEAKTPEVQQLINEALHILDHFGIPVEDKTARKLERMALAFLAVCDVKVSADWIKAKSLDDGYALKTRDIIDYINANFAENISRGSYDDIRRKDLKHLVLAGVVISDRPQSARNDPNRAWTVNPAYIELIRAYSQYNWVSLVEKFLEGKATLQEQLAARRDLPRIPIQLPSGIELEFGPGEHNRLQKAVVEEFLPRYGFGAKVVYIGDAENKFLHYDEDTANKIGLATLAHEELPDVVAYSQEKNWLYLIEAVHSSGPMSPERIIALQPFLNNCTTDIIFVTAFVDRATFRKFVADIAWETEVWIASSPNHLIHFDGEKFLGPYQQGLQR from the coding sequence ATGAGAAAATATCTCCTGAACAAAGCAGAAGCACAAACGCTTGGTATTAAAGTTGCATCCTATCAAACCTTTGAGGCCAAAACCCCCGAAGTTCAGCAACTCATAAACGAAGCTTTGCATATTCTAGACCATTTTGGCATACCAGTTGAGGATAAAACTGCTCGTAAATTGGAGCGTATGGCGCTTGCTTTTCTTGCTGTATGCGACGTAAAAGTTAGTGCTGATTGGATCAAAGCAAAATCATTAGATGACGGATATGCGCTAAAGACCAGAGATATTATTGATTACATCAATGCAAATTTCGCCGAAAATATCTCGCGAGGTTCGTATGATGATATCAGACGTAAAGACCTCAAGCACCTAGTCCTTGCAGGAGTAGTAATTTCTGACCGCCCACAATCTGCGCGAAACGACCCAAATCGTGCTTGGACGGTAAATCCTGCATATATCGAGTTAATCAGGGCCTATTCTCAATACAACTGGGTCTCATTAGTAGAAAAGTTCCTTGAAGGCAAGGCAACCCTGCAAGAACAACTGGCAGCACGTCGTGATTTACCCAGAATACCAATACAACTTCCATCGGGTATCGAATTGGAATTTGGGCCAGGTGAACATAATCGGCTTCAAAAGGCAGTTGTGGAAGAATTTTTACCCCGGTATGGTTTTGGCGCAAAAGTTGTTTACATTGGTGATGCCGAAAACAAGTTTCTCCATTATGATGAGGACACCGCTAATAAAATTGGACTTGCTACATTAGCTCACGAAGAATTGCCAGACGTGGTGGCATATTCACAAGAGAAAAATTGGTTGTACTTGATTGAAGCCGTTCATTCATCAGGACCAATGAGTCCTGAAAGAATCATCGCTTTGCAACCTTTTCTAAACAACTGTACGACTGACATTATTTTTGTGACTGCATTTGTTGACCGCGCCACATTCAGAAAATTTGTTGCTGATATTGCTTGGGAAACTGAGGTATGGATTGCCTCATCCCCAAACCATCTAATCCATTTTGATGGGGAGAAGTTTCTTGGGCCATACCAGCAAGGTCTTCAGAGGTAA
- the tpx gene encoding thiol peroxidase produces MERRADGVKLGGRGLAVLGPLLQVGQAAPDFALTTNDWRTVGLGDYAGKVKLISVVPSLDTRVCDTQTRRFNEEAASLGDGVVVLTVSADLPYAQRRWCGNAGIDRVQTLSDHKTMSFGDAYGTHIEDLRLDQRSVFVIDADDKLVHVEYVMEFGDQPDYATAINAVKQAL; encoded by the coding sequence ATGGAAAGACGTGCTGATGGTGTTAAGTTGGGGGGGCGGGGGCTGGCTGTGCTTGGTCCGCTGTTGCAGGTGGGGCAGGCCGCGCCTGATTTTGCGCTGACGACGAATGATTGGCGGACGGTGGGGTTGGGGGATTATGCCGGCAAAGTCAAGCTCATTTCCGTCGTTCCATCATTGGATACCCGGGTTTGCGACACGCAGACGCGCCGTTTTAACGAGGAGGCGGCCAGCCTGGGGGATGGGGTGGTGGTGCTGACGGTGAGCGCGGATTTGCCTTATGCACAGCGGCGGTGGTGTGGGAATGCCGGCATTGATCGCGTGCAAACCCTCTCCGACCACAAAACCATGAGCTTCGGCGACGCCTACGGCACGCACATCGAAGACCTGCGCCTGGACCAACGCTCCGTCTTCGTCATCGACGCCGATGACAAACTAGTCCACGTCGAATACGTTATGGAATTTGGCGATCAGCCGGACTATGCAACTGCCATCAACGCGGTAAAACAGGCTTTGTAG
- a CDS encoding cold shock domain-containing protein has protein sequence MTYRDRWVTDEGGRRYVFTVEMQRQLEALGLPVDPAYLGELSARQGSPTRRERAPERAPEPAAEEHAPQPPRGAVAEVAAPSHAGSEEAEADEMQPETIQIDPLTGKYVGRMKWYNPQRGYGFIARGGGEDIFFHKSDALVDPEEMVEGQWVLYDVEETSKGLEASEIEVYSGPE, from the coding sequence ATGACATACAGGGATAGATGGGTCACTGATGAAGGCGGACGACGGTACGTTTTCACCGTAGAAATGCAGCGACAGCTTGAAGCATTGGGCTTGCCTGTTGATCCCGCTTACCTGGGCGAATTGTCGGCGCGCCAGGGCAGTCCGACGCGCCGTGAGCGCGCACCTGAACGCGCGCCTGAGCCGGCGGCGGAAGAACATGCGCCGCAGCCGCCACGTGGCGCCGTCGCGGAAGTCGCCGCGCCGTCACATGCCGGCAGCGAGGAAGCAGAGGCGGACGAGATGCAGCCGGAGACGATTCAGATTGATCCGTTGACGGGCAAGTACGTGGGACGTATGAAGTGGTACAACCCACAGCGGGGCTATGGCTTTATTGCTCGTGGCGGCGGGGAGGACATCTTCTTCCACAAGTCAGACGCGCTGGTTGATCCGGAAGAGATGGTGGAAGGGCAGTGGGTGTTGTATGACGTGGAGGAGACGTCGAAGGGGTTGGAGGCCAGCGAGATTGAGGTGTATTCCGGGCCAGAGTAA
- the gyrA gene encoding DNA gyrase subunit A, producing the protein MEIGLVKQIDIDEEMRQSYLSYAMSVIVSRALPDARDGLKPVQRRILYAMYDMGLGPNKPHRKSARVVGEVLGKYHPHSDSAVYDAMVRMAQDFSLRYVLVDGQGNFGSVDGDAAAAMRYTEARLSPMGFDMLEDIGKETVDFVANFDDSMQEPSVLPATAPNLLINGGSGIAVGIATSIPPHNLNEVLDALQFMLQRWEQYEEITLEDLMRYIKGPDFPTGGLIYRYRAKGDSETDALTNAYATGRGRITVRAKVHVEQMERNKSRLVITELPYQVNKTNLISRIADLHRAGRLDGLTDLRDESDRNGTRIIIETTRNVEPEDVLAQLFKTTPLESTFSIIMVALVNEEPRVLTLKQALRIYLDHRLEIVRRRSEYDLMKAQERAHILEGLMTALDNLDEVIALIRKSRTADTARTNLRRQFGFTSEQAQAVLDMPLRRLASLERRKIQDEHKEMQRLIAYLQGLLTRPELMRHRIAEELQAIREKYGDTRRSQIVDSSQAGTLTAMDLLPDEQVWVMVGEKGTVARTTSPDMVPIPSKPAELPLTVLEANTQDVLYLFSASGQAVSLPVYQLPQSRELGKGTHWAELTGFSRRQHVVAALVLPAEAQGYLFMTTLAGVVKRVRVEDLPGIQTEPFDVMNVPENDALGWARLTGGEDDVMLATAGGQVIRFKEDTVRPMGLPAGGVMGIRLAGDTDGVIGMDVVDSEGFIWSITDNGLAKASPLSQYPTQGRYGQGVINLRLPAGATEVVAALIGVENTELVVMLSTGRVKKMYLNEAVTGNRPIKPQEVIDAGPRSRVTGAIRLRLRPAVPEEREEVVEQLSLMPEMPAKTRKSR; encoded by the coding sequence ATGGAAATTGGTCTCGTAAAACAAATCGACATTGACGAAGAGATGCGGCAGTCTTATTTGAGCTACGCGATGAGTGTGATTGTCTCGCGGGCACTGCCAGACGCCCGCGACGGATTAAAACCGGTGCAGCGACGCATTCTTTACGCGATGTATGACATGGGGTTGGGACCCAACAAGCCACACCGTAAGTCGGCCCGTGTAGTGGGGGAGGTGCTGGGGAAGTATCATCCGCACAGCGATAGCGCCGTTTATGATGCGATGGTGCGCATGGCGCAGGACTTTTCGCTGCGCTACGTCTTGGTTGATGGACAGGGTAATTTTGGCTCGGTGGATGGGGACGCGGCGGCGGCGATGCGCTACACGGAAGCGCGCCTGTCGCCAATGGGTTTTGACATGCTGGAGGACATTGGCAAGGAGACCGTGGATTTCGTTGCTAATTTCGACGATTCGATGCAGGAACCATCGGTTTTGCCGGCAACCGCGCCTAATCTGCTCATCAACGGTGGGTCCGGCATTGCCGTGGGCATTGCCACCAGCATTCCGCCGCACAACCTGAACGAAGTGCTGGACGCCCTCCAGTTCATGCTGCAGCGGTGGGAACAATACGAAGAGATCACGCTCGAAGACCTGATGCGCTACATCAAAGGCCCCGATTTCCCCACCGGCGGCCTCATTTACCGGTATCGCGCCAAGGGCGACAGCGAAACCGACGCCCTGACGAATGCTTATGCCACCGGCCGCGGGCGGATTACCGTGCGCGCCAAAGTCCATGTAGAGCAAATGGAGCGCAATAAGTCGCGCCTGGTGATTACGGAACTGCCCTACCAGGTCAACAAGACCAACCTTATCAGCCGCATTGCTGATTTGCACCGCGCCGGGCGACTGGATGGCCTCACCGACTTGCGCGACGAGTCTGACCGGAATGGCACGCGCATCATCATTGAAACGACGCGCAATGTGGAGCCGGAAGACGTGCTGGCGCAGTTGTTCAAGACCACGCCGCTGGAAAGCACGTTTAGCATCATCATGGTGGCACTGGTGAATGAGGAGCCGCGCGTATTGACGCTGAAGCAGGCGTTGCGCATTTACCTGGACCATCGGCTGGAGATCGTACGGCGGCGCAGCGAGTACGACCTGATGAAGGCGCAGGAGCGGGCGCACATCCTGGAAGGGCTGATGACGGCGCTGGACAACCTGGATGAGGTGATTGCCCTGATCCGGAAGTCGCGCACGGCGGATACGGCGCGCACCAATTTGCGGCGGCAGTTTGGTTTTACCTCGGAGCAGGCGCAGGCTGTGCTGGATATGCCGCTGCGTCGGCTGGCTTCTTTGGAGCGACGCAAAATTCAGGACGAGCATAAGGAGATGCAGCGCCTGATTGCCTATTTGCAGGGGCTGTTGACGCGCCCCGAACTGATGCGCCACCGCATCGCGGAGGAACTGCAAGCAATTCGAGAGAAATATGGCGACACGCGGCGTTCGCAGATCGTGGATTCCAGCCAGGCCGGCACGCTGACGGCGATGGATTTGCTGCCGGATGAACAGGTGTGGGTGATGGTGGGCGAGAAAGGGACGGTCGCCCGCACCACCTCCCCGGACATGGTTCCTATTCCGTCAAAACCGGCGGAACTGCCGCTGACGGTGTTGGAAGCGAATACGCAGGATGTTTTGTACTTGTTTTCCGCCAGCGGGCAGGCCGTCAGTTTGCCGGTGTATCAACTGCCGCAATCGCGGGAGTTGGGCAAGGGAACGCACTGGGCGGAGCTGACGGGCTTTTCGCGGCGGCAGCATGTGGTTGCCGCGTTGGTGCTGCCGGCGGAAGCGCAAGGCTACTTGTTTATGACGACGCTGGCCGGGGTGGTGAAGCGGGTGCGCGTGGAAGATTTGCCCGGCATTCAGACGGAGCCATTCGACGTGATGAACGTGCCGGAAAATGATGCGCTGGGTTGGGCGCGGTTGACGGGTGGCGAGGATGATGTCATGCTGGCGACGGCGGGTGGGCAGGTGATTCGCTTCAAGGAGGATACCGTGCGGCCCATGGGATTGCCGGCAGGGGGCGTGATGGGCATTAGACTGGCGGGCGATACGGATGGTGTAATTGGCATGGATGTGGTAGATTCAGAGGGGTTTATCTGGAGCATCACGGACAATGGCCTGGCGAAGGCGTCTCCTTTGAGCCAGTATCCCACGCAGGGCCGGTATGGGCAGGGGGTGATTAACCTGCGATTGCCGGCAGGGGCGACGGAGGTCGTGGCGGCCTTGATTGGCGTGGAGAATACGGAGTTGGTCGTCATGCTTTCCACGGGGCGGGTGAAGAAGATGTATCTGAATGAAGCCGTGACGGGCAACCGCCCAATCAAGCCCCAAGAGGTGATCGATGCGGGGCCACGCAGCCGTGTGACGGGGGCAATTCGTCTGCGACTGCGCCCGGCAGTGCCGGAGGAGCGGGAAGAAGTCGTGGAACAGCTTTCTTTGATGCCGGAAATGCCGGCAAAAACCCGAAAATCGCGGTAA
- a CDS encoding non-heme iron oxygenase ferredoxin subunit produces MSLDSGVELARDGFVRVAGIADIPPGARTLIDLEEETIAIFNIDGELYCIADVCTHDGGPLADGDVRGCEIECPRHGARFDLRTGAALSLPAVIAVPTYEARVVGDAIYVKVPRNAW; encoded by the coding sequence ATGAGTCTTGATAGTGGCGTGGAATTGGCGCGAGATGGTTTTGTGCGCGTTGCCGGCATTGCGGATATTCCACCTGGCGCGCGCACGCTGATCGACCTGGAAGAGGAAACCATCGCCATTTTTAACATTGATGGCGAACTGTACTGCATAGCAGACGTGTGCACGCATGACGGTGGACCCTTGGCGGATGGCGATGTGCGGGGTTGTGAGATTGAATGCCCACGGCACGGCGCGCGCTTCGACCTGCGCACGGGCGCGGCACTATCGCTCCCCGCTGTGATAGCCGTTCCAACGTACGAGGCGCGCGTTGTTGGGGATGCCATTTATGTGAAAGTGCCGCGGAATGCCTGGTAG
- a CDS encoding iron-sulfur cluster assembly scaffold protein: MMDIYREQIIDLYENPLNYGTLEPHDFSYEEDNPLCGDVVRIDVRLDSEGRVAQICWSGDGCAISQASASLLTDEVKGMTLTEVRAFPKERLLELLGVPLSMARVKCALLSLKVLKAGAFGLPDPDTMRHAHDEDEDES; this comes from the coding sequence ATCATGGATATTTATCGTGAGCAGATCATCGATCTGTATGAGAATCCCCTCAATTACGGGACATTGGAGCCGCACGACTTCTCGTATGAGGAGGATAACCCGCTTTGCGGTGATGTGGTGCGGATTGATGTGCGTCTGGATAGCGAGGGGCGCGTCGCTCAGATCTGCTGGAGCGGGGATGGTTGCGCCATTAGCCAGGCGTCGGCATCCCTGCTCACGGACGAGGTCAAGGGCATGACGTTGACGGAGGTGCGCGCTTTTCCCAAAGAGCGGTTGCTGGAGCTGCTGGGCGTGCCGCTGAGTATGGCGCGTGTGAAGTGCGCGCTGCTTTCCTTGAAAGTGTTGAAAGCGGGCGCTTTTGGCCTTCCCGACCCGGATACTATGCGGCACGCACATGACGAGGATGAGGATGAGTCTTGA
- a CDS encoding cysteine desulfurase, protein MLDVQAIRTDFPILGQDVYAGIPLIYLDSAATAQKPQDVITAMDNYYRQINANVHRGIHKLSEEATNTYEDARRRIARFINAPDPAQIIYVRNTTEAINLVAYSWGRTNLRPGDEILLTEMEHHSNIVPWQMIAAQTGAIVKYVPFTVDGLLDMDALPRLLNEKTRIFAFTAMSNVFGTINPVKELVSLARQAGAISVVDAAQSVPHLPVDVQDLDCDFLAFSGHKMCGPTGIGILYGRRKLLEAMPPFMGGGDMIRRVRLEGSTWNDLPWKFEAGTPAIAEAVGLGAAVDYLRRVGMAEIHAHEQFITSYALEALSEVPGMTLLGPPAPRKGGVAAFTLAGIHAHDVAEILDKDGVAVRAGHHCAMPLHHKLGVSASVRASFYLYTTTAEIDTLVQSLQRARQVFRL, encoded by the coding sequence ATGTTAGACGTTCAAGCCATTCGCACTGATTTTCCTATCTTGGGGCAGGATGTTTATGCCGGCATTCCCCTCATCTACCTCGACAGCGCCGCCACCGCCCAAAAGCCCCAGGACGTCATCACCGCCATGGACAACTACTACCGCCAGATCAACGCCAACGTCCACCGCGGCATTCACAAACTTAGCGAAGAAGCCACCAACACTTACGAAGACGCGCGCCGGCGCATCGCCCGCTTCATCAACGCTCCCGATCCCGCCCAAATCATCTATGTACGCAACACCACCGAAGCCATCAACCTGGTGGCCTACAGTTGGGGACGGACCAACCTGCGCCCCGGCGACGAAATCCTCCTCACGGAAATGGAACACCACTCCAACATCGTGCCCTGGCAGATGATCGCCGCGCAAACCGGCGCCATCGTCAAATACGTCCCCTTCACGGTGGACGGACTGCTGGACATGGATGCTCTGCCGCGCCTGCTCAACGAGAAAACGCGCATTTTTGCCTTCACCGCCATGTCCAACGTCTTTGGCACGATCAATCCTGTCAAAGAGTTAGTCAGCCTGGCCCGGCAAGCCGGAGCCATCAGCGTCGTGGACGCCGCGCAGAGCGTCCCACACCTGCCTGTGGATGTACAGGACCTGGACTGCGATTTCCTGGCCTTCTCCGGGCACAAAATGTGCGGGCCAACCGGCATCGGCATTCTCTACGGACGGCGCAAACTGCTGGAAGCGATGCCTCCCTTCATGGGTGGGGGGGACATGATTCGTCGCGTCCGGTTGGAGGGTTCCACCTGGAACGATTTGCCGTGGAAGTTTGAGGCGGGCACGCCCGCCATTGCCGAAGCGGTGGGGTTGGGAGCAGCCGTTGACTATCTCCGCCGGGTAGGCATGGCGGAGATTCACGCGCACGAGCAGTTTATTACCAGCTACGCGCTGGAGGCATTAAGCGAAGTCCCCGGCATGACACTGCTGGGGCCGCCCGCGCCGCGCAAAGGAGGCGTGGCCGCCTTCACGCTGGCCGGTATCCACGCCCACGACGTGGCCGAAATCCTGGATAAAGATGGCGTGGCCGTGCGCGCGGGGCACCACTGTGCCATGCCACTGCATCACAAGCTAGGCGTGTCTGCCTCCGTGCGTGCCAGTTTCTATTTGTACACGACCACGGCGGAAATTGATACACTAGTGCAGTCGCTGCAACGCGCCCGCCAGGTCTTTCGGCTCTAG
- a CDS encoding sulfurtransferase, giving the protein MSEPTYAYPDVLVSTQWVAEHLSDTANVRLVESNEDVLLYSTGHIPNAVHIDWVSDLNDPIRRDYLDEARFAQLLARHGIGNDTTVVFYGDKSNWWAAYAFWVFKLFGHKDCRLMDGGRHKWLAEERAVTKDVPAFPPATYTPQQRADYKIRAFRDDVLKHINAGSPLVDVRSPDEFSGKLLHMPGLPQEGALRGGHIKGARSVPWSRAANSDGTFKSVAELRAIYEEEQGLSPDQNVVAYCRIGERSSHTWFVLTYLLGYPSVRNYDGSWTEWGNLVGVPIEKPVAIS; this is encoded by the coding sequence ATGAGTGAACCGACGTATGCATATCCTGATGTGCTTGTCTCTACGCAGTGGGTGGCGGAGCATTTGTCGGACACGGCGAATGTCCGTCTGGTGGAGAGCAACGAAGATGTGCTGCTGTACAGCACGGGACACATTCCCAACGCGGTGCATATTGATTGGGTTTCTGACCTGAACGATCCGATTCGCCGCGACTATCTGGATGAGGCGCGGTTTGCGCAGTTGTTGGCGCGCCACGGCATCGGCAATGATACGACGGTGGTATTCTATGGCGATAAGAGCAACTGGTGGGCGGCTTATGCGTTTTGGGTTTTCAAGCTGTTTGGGCACAAGGATTGTCGCCTGATGGATGGTGGGCGGCACAAGTGGTTGGCGGAAGAACGAGCGGTGACGAAGGACGTGCCGGCATTTCCTCCGGCCACCTACACGCCCCAACAACGCGCCGACTATAAGATTCGCGCCTTTCGGGATGACGTGTTGAAGCATATCAATGCCGGCAGCCCCCTCGTAGACGTCCGCAGTCCAGATGAATTCAGCGGCAAGCTACTGCACATGCCCGGCCTGCCTCAGGAAGGCGCTCTGCGCGGTGGGCACATCAAGGGCGCGCGTAGCGTTCCCTGGAGCCGTGCCGCCAACAGCGACGGCACATTTAAATCCGTCGCCGAATTGCGCGCCATTTACGAAGAAGAACAGGGCCTTTCCCCTGACCAAAACGTCGTGGCCTACTGCCGCATTGGCGAGCGCAGTTCTCACACCTGGTTTGTATTAACCTACCTCCTGGGGTATCCTTCTGTACGCAACTACGATGGTTCCTGGACTGAATGGGGCAACCTGGTTGGCGTACCTATTGAAAAACCGGTCGCCATCTCATAA
- the sufD gene encoding Fe-S cluster assembly protein SufD has product MTGFTREAVAQLSAHLEEPAWMRDFRLAAWDVYDSLPLPTTNDEPWRRTDIRRLKLDSIGPSLNGAGNVADIPAYLGEQLTEDKAGGVILELDGTIQKYEISEELRTQGVIFCDMHTAVREHGDLVRAHFMQEAVTVNEGKFAALHGAFWRGGTFLYVPKNVKAAAPLHNALWSSSGKTFSHTLVVLERGAEAILIDEYASAGGSSGQALHNGALELLVRDGASLIYVSLQDFGEDLWQFTHERGRVGRDGRLDWVISAMGTRLTKSFQTVELDGQGAWARMSGLFFGNHRQHFDLDTQQNHNAADTVSDLLYKGALKDRARSVWQGMIKALPDSQRIDGFQANRNLLLDRDARADSIPGLEIEADDVRCTHASTVGHLDETEMFYLMSRGIDTHTARQMLVQGFFEPIMQRIPVEGVRNRIADRILKKLG; this is encoded by the coding sequence ATGACAGGATTTACACGAGAGGCAGTGGCGCAGCTTTCCGCGCATTTGGAGGAGCCGGCCTGGATGCGGGATTTCCGCCTGGCCGCCTGGGATGTTTATGACAGCCTGCCCCTGCCTACGACCAATGACGAACCCTGGCGGCGCACCGATATACGCCGCTTGAAACTGGACAGCATCGGTCCCTCTCTCAACGGTGCCGGCAATGTCGCCGACATACCCGCTTACCTGGGCGAGCAGTTGACGGAAGACAAGGCCGGCGGCGTCATTCTGGAGCTGGATGGCACGATCCAGAAATACGAAATAAGCGAAGAACTACGGACGCAGGGCGTCATCTTTTGTGACATGCACACCGCCGTGCGGGAGCATGGCGACCTGGTGCGCGCGCACTTCATGCAGGAAGCCGTTACGGTCAACGAAGGCAAATTCGCCGCTTTGCATGGCGCGTTCTGGCGCGGCGGCACGTTTCTTTATGTACCCAAGAATGTGAAGGCGGCGGCTCCTTTGCACAACGCGCTCTGGTCTTCCAGCGGAAAGACATTCAGCCACACGCTGGTGGTCCTCGAACGTGGCGCGGAAGCCATCCTCATTGACGAATACGCTTCCGCCGGCGGCAGCAGTGGGCAAGCCCTCCACAATGGCGCGCTGGAACTGCTGGTACGCGACGGGGCCAGTTTGATCTATGTCTCCTTGCAGGACTTCGGCGAAGACCTGTGGCAATTCACGCATGAACGGGGCCGCGTCGGGCGGGACGGCCGCCTTGATTGGGTGATCAGCGCCATGGGGACGCGGCTCACCAAGTCCTTCCAAACGGTTGAGTTGGATGGGCAGGGCGCGTGGGCGCGCATGTCAGGGCTGTTTTTCGGCAACCACCGGCAGCATTTTGACCTGGACACGCAGCAAAACCACAATGCGGCGGACACGGTTAGCGACCTGCTGTATAAGGGTGCGCTGAAGGATAGGGCGCGTTCCGTGTGGCAAGGCATGATCAAGGCGCTGCCTGATTCCCAGCGCATTGACGGCTTCCAGGCCAATCGCAATTTGCTGTTGGACCGGGACGCGCGCGCGGACTCGATTCCCGGCCTGGAGATTGAGGCCGATGACGTGCGCTGTACGCACGCCTCCACGGTAGGACATCTGGATGAAACGGAAATGTTCTATCTCATGAGTCGGGGCATTGATACGCATACGGCGCGGCAAATGTTGGTTCAGGGATTCTTTGAGCCGATTATGCAACGGATTCCGGTAGAGGGCGTGCGTAATCGAATTGCCGACCGTATTCTCAAGAAGCTGGGCTGA